A single region of the Phycisphaerae bacterium RAS1 genome encodes:
- a CDS encoding glycogen branching enzyme, producing the protein MSRGATIREQRTRTVITCEAPDAAQVLLAGSFNDWKPEATPMKRRANGQWEAALELPPGHYEYKFVADGTWCCEPGQRDEGCACVREGYTPNECGTLNRVLDVR; encoded by the coding sequence ATGTCCCGAGGCGCGACAATCCGAGAACAGCGAACAAGAACCGTGATCACGTGCGAAGCACCCGATGCCGCGCAAGTCCTGTTGGCGGGCAGCTTTAACGACTGGAAGCCCGAAGCGACGCCGATGAAGCGTCGGGCCAACGGCCAGTGGGAAGCAGCGCTGGAGCTGCCGCCGGGCCACTACGAGTACAAGTTCGTGGCCGACGGCACATGGTGCTGCGAACCCGGGCAGCGGGACGAGGGATGCGCATGCGTGCGCGAGGGCTACACACCGAACGAGTGCGGAACACTGAACCGCGTTCTCGACGTGCGGTGA
- the cusB_1 gene encoding Cation efflux system protein CusB precursor, whose protein sequence is MSNEGTGARPAGKPSVLRRVWLFIEILNVRLRFIFLMVIVGFVVGYWENITNYYDRWRRPAQAADMVAAQDIEFYCPMHPNIIRAEPGNCPICGMPLAKRAKSGKAELPEGVLARQHLTPQKVQIGRIATSPVEYRLLSREVRTVGIVEYDETRRKFIAARIKGRIDKLFVNYVGQHVEAGDPLVWIYSPELLTAQQELLTAATRLNEISGGDQFAARTSQSLLEASKQKLLLWGITPEQIETILKRGTTENHLTIFSPITGFVTEKKVLEGHYVDEGGDLYTVADLSNVWMQAKIFEDESGGIHVGTAVEVTSTADPGEVFAGRITFIAYQVDPATRTVSARVEIANPDLKLKPGMYAHATIRVSVGQVSEIEPPSASAPATAESVREAHAETGELIRAYLALSAAYVADKADPTALAELETTANELAKHAHGTIASQAKAIAEEAAKLKGKDLAAQRGLFKSVNAKVIELLRGQPPAGQTLYVAYCPMVEAEWVQNSEGIANPYMGSEMPKCGVLRGTIAAKTVQEREQYVMGYYCPISPDHLFEKPELCPIDKFPLRFVRAEKMLAVPASAVINTGTRKIVYRESEPGTFDMVEVKLGKRTGEFYPVISGINASDRVATAGAFLVDAENRLNPAASAQFFGASGGPQQDGGQNH, encoded by the coding sequence ATGTCGAATGAAGGAACCGGAGCCCGACCGGCTGGAAAACCGTCGGTACTTAGGCGGGTTTGGTTGTTCATCGAGATTCTAAACGTCCGGCTTCGATTCATCTTCCTGATGGTCATCGTGGGGTTCGTGGTCGGCTACTGGGAGAACATCACCAATTACTACGACCGCTGGCGGCGCCCGGCGCAGGCGGCCGACATGGTCGCCGCCCAGGACATCGAGTTCTACTGCCCGATGCACCCCAACATCATTCGCGCTGAGCCGGGCAACTGCCCGATCTGCGGAATGCCACTGGCGAAGCGCGCCAAGAGCGGGAAAGCGGAGCTGCCGGAGGGCGTGCTCGCACGACAACATCTCACGCCGCAGAAAGTGCAGATTGGCCGTATCGCGACGTCGCCGGTGGAGTACCGCTTGCTCAGCCGCGAGGTGCGCACGGTGGGCATCGTTGAGTACGACGAGACGCGGCGCAAGTTCATCGCCGCTCGGATCAAGGGCCGTATCGACAAGTTGTTCGTCAACTACGTCGGCCAGCACGTCGAGGCGGGCGACCCGCTGGTGTGGATTTACAGCCCGGAACTACTAACGGCACAGCAGGAACTCCTGACTGCGGCGACTCGACTCAACGAGATTTCAGGAGGGGATCAGTTCGCGGCGCGGACCAGTCAGTCGCTGCTCGAAGCCTCGAAGCAGAAGTTGCTGCTTTGGGGTATCACGCCTGAGCAAATCGAGACGATTCTGAAGCGTGGCACGACGGAAAACCACCTGACGATTTTCTCGCCGATCACGGGCTTCGTCACCGAGAAGAAAGTGCTTGAAGGCCATTATGTGGACGAAGGTGGCGACCTCTACACCGTCGCTGACCTGAGCAATGTCTGGATGCAGGCGAAGATTTTCGAAGATGAAAGTGGCGGCATCCACGTCGGCACGGCGGTCGAAGTCACCAGTACCGCCGATCCCGGGGAGGTGTTCGCTGGGCGGATCACGTTCATCGCCTACCAGGTCGATCCGGCCACGCGGACGGTCTCGGCCCGTGTCGAAATCGCCAATCCAGACCTGAAGCTCAAACCGGGAATGTATGCACATGCGACCATTCGAGTGTCCGTCGGCCAGGTCTCCGAAATCGAGCCGCCTTCGGCTTCTGCACCCGCCACGGCTGAATCGGTACGCGAGGCCCACGCCGAAACGGGCGAACTGATTCGTGCGTACCTCGCGCTTTCGGCGGCGTACGTTGCTGACAAGGCCGATCCGACTGCGCTCGCTGAGTTGGAAACAACAGCGAACGAGCTCGCAAAGCACGCGCACGGCACGATCGCGTCACAGGCGAAAGCAATCGCAGAAGAAGCGGCCAAGCTCAAGGGCAAGGATCTGGCGGCGCAGCGCGGGCTCTTCAAGTCCGTAAACGCCAAGGTCATCGAGCTGCTTCGCGGCCAGCCGCCGGCCGGCCAAACGCTCTACGTGGCGTACTGCCCGATGGTCGAGGCCGAGTGGGTCCAGAATTCGGAAGGCATCGCCAACCCATACATGGGGAGCGAAATGCCCAAGTGCGGCGTGCTCAGGGGAACGATCGCCGCGAAGACGGTTCAGGAGCGGGAACAGTACGTGATGGGCTACTACTGTCCGATTTCGCCCGACCATCTGTTCGAGAAGCCCGAGCTGTGTCCGATCGACAAGTTCCCGCTCAGATTCGTTCGCGCCGAAAAGATGCTGGCGGTTCCCGCGTCAGCGGTGATCAACACCGGTACGCGGAAGATCGTCTACCGCGAGAGTGAGCCGGGAACGTTCGACATGGTGGAGGTGAAGCTGGGCAAGCGCACTGGCGAATTCTATCCGGTGATCTCGGGGATCAACGCCAGCGATCGGGTCGCAACCGCCGGCGCCTTCCTGGTCGATGCGGAAAACCGGCTGAATCCGGCGGCCAGCGCCCAGTTCTTCGGCGCCAGCGGCGGTCCGCAGCAAGACGGCGGCCAAAACCACTGA